A window from Citrus sinensis cultivar Valencia sweet orange chromosome 3, DVS_A1.0, whole genome shotgun sequence encodes these proteins:
- the LOC112498367 gene encoding cytochrome P450 83B1-like gives MALLIIINFLLCLPFFLFFFALQRHITSRNNTKLPPGPWGLPFIGNLHQFDVSKPQVSFWELSRKYGPLMSLRLGFVPSLVVSSAKLAKEILKTHDLQFCSRPALVGQQKLSYNGLDLAFSPYDGYWREIRKICVIHLFNSNRVENFRPIREDEVSRMIEKISKSVAASNPVNLSEVMMSLTSTIICRIGFGKRYDDDKATSARSRFHALLNETQALFVSFFVTDYFPFMGWIDKLTGMMQRLQNNFQELDRFYQELIDEHLDPNRTKSELAQQEDIIDVLLQIRKDRGFKVDLTLDHIKAVLMNVLVAGTDTSAATVVWAMTYLMKNPRAMKKAQLEIRSLIGCNKGFVNEDDVQELHYLKAVVKETMRLQPTVPLLIPRETIQKCVIDGYEIPAKTLVFVNAWAIGRDPEAWENPEEFYPERFVDSCIDFKGQHLELIPFGAGRRICPGLNMGIATVDLALANLLYKFDWEMPPGMKSHDLDFDVLPGITMHKKNALSLLAKYHEMGRLILIPSTMGLKTT, from the exons ATGGCTTTACTTATCATCATCAACTTCCTTTTGTGTCTTCcattcttcctcttcttctttgcTTTGCAAAGGCACATAACCTCAAGgaataatactaaattaccACCCGGCCCCTGGGGCCTTCCCTTCATCGGTAACTTGCACCAGTTTGATGTCTCAAAGCCACAAGTGTCATTTTGGGAGCTGTCACGGAAATATGGCCCCCTCATGTCCTTGCGTCTTGGTTTTGTGCCATCCCTAGTAGTTTCCTCAGCAAAACTGGCTAAAGAGATATTAAAAACCCACGACCTTCAATTTTGTAGCAGGCCAGCCTTGGTAGGACAACAAAAGTTATCTTACAATGGTCTTGATTTGGCGTTTTCACCCTATGATGGTTATTGGAGagagataagaaaaatttgtgTCATTCATCTCTTTAACTCTAATAGGGTAGAAAATTTTCGACCCATTAGAGAAGATGAAGTTTCAAGAATGATtgaaaagatttcaaaatcAGTTGCTGCTTCTAATCCCGTAAACTTAAGCGAGGTAATGATGTCTCTTACCAGCACCATTATTTGTAGAATTGGATTTGGCAAGAGGTATGATGACGATAAAGCAACAAGTGCAAGAAGTAGATTCCATGCCCTGCTTAATGAAACTCAAGCCTTGTTTGTAAGCTTTTTTGTTACagattattttcctttcatgggCTGGATTGACAAGCTCACAGGAATGATGCAACGCCTGCAAAATAACTTCCAAGAACTCGATAGATTCTACCAGGAACTCATCGACGAGCATTTGGATCCAAACAGAACAAAATCAGAATTGGCGCAACAGGAGGATATAATTGATGTTTTACTTCAAATACGAAAAGATCGTGGATTTAAAGTTGACTTGACTTTGGACCACATCAAAGCAGTGCTCATg AACGTACTCGTTGCTGGAACAGACACGAGTGCAGCAACTGTGGTTTGGGCCATGACTTACCTAATGAAGAATCCTAGAGCAATGAAAAAAGCTCAACTGGAAATCAGATCGTTGATTGGGTGCAACAAAGGCTTTGTAAATGAAGATGATGTTCAAGAACTGCATTATCTTAAAGCGGTAGTGAAGGAGACAATGAGATTGCAACCCACAGTGCCATTACTAATCCCAAGAGAAACAATTCAAAAGTGCGTAATAGATGGGTATGAAATACCAGCTAAAACACTTGTCTTTGTAAATGCATGGGCGATAGGAAGAGACCCTGAAGCTTGGGAGAATCCGGAGGAATTTTATCCGGAGAGATTCGTTGATAGCTGTATTGACTTTAAAGGGCAACACTTAGAATTAATACCGTTTGGTGCTGGCAGAAGAATTTGTCCTGGGTTGAATATGGGAATCGCAACTGTGGATCTCGCACTTGCTAATCTTCTTTACAAATTTGATTGGGAAATGCCGCCTGGAATGAAGAGCCACGACTTGGACTTTGATGTTCTGCCGGGAATTACTATGCATAAGAAGAATGCTCTCTCTCTTTTGGCTAAGTATCATGA GATGGGAAGATTGATACTGATTCCATCTACAATGGGTTTAAAGACAACGTGA
- the LOC102623171 gene encoding uncharacterized protein LOC102623171 isoform X1: protein MAYIPPHMRHTKDPQRPSPVPEMIVPKFNRKLSLGSSKHNADISGKIVYADPAIHRWFICGLDNDSSTPSVRFVEFSDDPVEHKKSTTINLARDNDKLCGNTSRSPWESIAEKVWPDVLSACNIVKNEMEEKPTMVARFGHHLFRESDILSLENEKEGQVAESALSPLRRCFYTGVPPTYMEKIVNEVVPKIGVGFVENKDIYHVKLSDGTRQIACKCTVKEDQKLHLYKVELNSVRHMVADMLCVHKNLDLRLALCSKSTLSALSDDEMNSIRILINSAIPDPEVKGGLRWPMGKSYSGDYTIVGVWHNEFKSYKSPSLKLKVRNVDRFIFKTGTGEATIEINLKLRRLVSEIQDGEIDTDSIYNGFKDNLRLIWDHFLSWES from the exons ATGGCTTACATTCCTCCACATATGAGGCATACGAAGGACCCCCAGAGGCCATCTCCAGTTCCAGAGATGATTGTGCCTAAATTCAACAGAAAATTAAGCTTGGGATCATCCAAGCATAATGCAGACATAAGTGGAAAGATCGTGTATGCAGACCCTGCCATACACAGGTGGTTCATTTGTGGCTTGGATAATGATAGCAGCACTCCTTCTGTCCGCTTTGTGGAGTTTTCAGACGACCCTGTTGAGCATAAAAAATCGACGACCATTAATCTGGCTCGAG ATAACGATAAATTATGTGGGAATACATCAAGAAGCCCATGGGAATCGATAGCAGAAAAAGTATGGCCAGATGTCTTGAGTGCTTGTAATATTGTCAAGAACGAAATGGAGGAAAAGCCAACAATGGTTGCTAGATTTGGCCATCATCTTTTCCGTGA GAGTGACATACTGagcttagaaaatgagaaagaagGTCAGGTTGCTGAATCTGCTTTGAGCCCACTGAGGAGATGCTTTTACACTGGTGTCCCTCCTACATACAtggaaaaaattgtaaatgaaGTTGTGCCAAAAATTGGGGTTGGTTTTGTAGAGAACAAGGATATATACCATGTCAAG TTGTCTGATGGCACACGACAAATTGCGTGCAAATGTACTGTTAAAGAAGATCAAAAGCTTCATCTCTATAAG GTCGAACTGAACTCTGTTCGTCACATGGTAGCAGACATGTTATGCGTTCATAAAAATCTAGACCTGAGGTTGGCACTATGTTCAAAGAGTACCTTATCTGCTCTCTCG gatgatgaaatgaacAGCATTAGAATTCTGATTAATTCAGCCATTCCGGATCCGGAAGTCAAGGGTGGGTTAAGATGGCCCATGGGGAAGTCATATTCAGGGGATTACACAATTGTTGGGGTTTGGCACAATGAatttaaatcatataaaagCCCATCACTAAAGCTTAAGGTAAGAAATGTTGACCGATTTATTTTCAAGACTGGAACTGGGGAAGCTACGATTGAGATTAATCTAAAGTTGAGAAGACTAGTTTCAGAGATTCAG GATGGGGAGATTGATACTGATTCCATCTACAATGGGTTTAAAGACAACTTGAGGTTAATATGGGACCATTTCTTGTCATGGGAGTCATAA